A region of Elusimicrobiota bacterium DNA encodes the following proteins:
- a CDS encoding M28 family peptidase — MTWVLVGAVVLLAALWVLLTQPLLPEISRRPPVLPVDPALLRSHVEHMSRCSPRHAGAPGLEEAARYVRDQLASTGRPVEEQTFELNGRTYRNLLLSYGPRTGERVVVGAHYDGRDDTPGADDNASGVAVLLELAHSLKTVPFKTRVDLVAYTLEEINPGLWALQGSTTHAQALRKEGAAVKLMISLEMLGYYDERLGTQNYPLPFMNRFYPDRAHFLSIVGSIRETPWVYRLKPVMRRASPLPIYSMTAPRWVAGIEHSDHQSFWNAGYPAVMITDTAYLRNPHYHRPTDTPDTLDYARMAHAAAAVHAAVLSLAT; from the coding sequence ATGACGTGGGTCCTGGTCGGGGCGGTGGTTCTCCTGGCGGCGCTGTGGGTTCTCTTGACCCAACCGTTGCTTCCGGAAATTTCGCGCCGTCCTCCGGTTCTCCCGGTGGACCCCGCCCTGTTGCGGAGTCACGTGGAACATATGTCCCGTTGTTCACCCCGCCACGCGGGGGCCCCGGGATTGGAGGAGGCGGCCCGTTATGTGCGGGACCAGTTGGCCTCCACTGGACGGCCGGTGGAGGAGCAAACCTTTGAACTGAACGGACGGACCTACCGAAACCTCCTCCTTTCCTACGGACCGCGCACGGGAGAACGCGTGGTGGTGGGAGCCCATTACGATGGACGGGACGATACCCCGGGCGCCGACGACAACGCCAGCGGCGTGGCGGTTCTCTTGGAACTGGCGCATTCCCTGAAAACGGTCCCCTTTAAAACTCGCGTGGATCTCGTCGCCTACACTCTGGAAGAAATCAATCCCGGCCTTTGGGCGCTCCAGGGGAGCACCACGCACGCCCAGGCCCTTCGAAAAGAAGGCGCGGCGGTCAAACTAATGATTTCTTTGGAAATGCTCGGCTACTACGATGAGCGGCTGGGAACCCAGAATTACCCCCTGCCGTTCATGAATCGATTCTACCCCGACCGGGCCCATTTTCTGTCCATCGTGGGATCGATCCGCGAGACGCCCTGGGTCTATCGCTTGAAACCCGTCATGAGGCGAGCGTCTCCTCTCCCCATTTACAGCATGACCGCCCCCCGCTGGGTCGCCGGGATCGAGCATTCCGATCATCAGAGTTTTTGGAACGCGGGTTATCCCGCTGTCATGATCACCGACACCGCCTACCTCCGAAATCCCCATTACCATCGCCCCACCGACACCCCGGACACCCTGGACTACGCCCGCATGGCCCACGCCGCGGCCGCCGTGCACGCCGCCGTGCTTTCCCTCGCCACTTGA
- the nadB gene encoding L-aspartate oxidase, which produces MTKTLSSDFLIIGSGIAGLSLALKASRLGTVRLVTKRQLSESATDYAQGGLAAVFSRDDSFEAHVRDTLAAGAGLCDETVVRKVVTEAPARIQDLIDWGVRFSSTPALVSEEPRFELGLEGGHSQRRILHVGDSTGHAVEQVLVDRVRQDPRITVHEHHSAVDLLTRRRLGLSLKPNDACGGAYVLDVESGQVRTFLARATALATGGAGKIYLYTSNPDIATGDGMAMAYRAGARLANMEFVQFHPTCLFHPKAKNFLITEALRGEGAILKNRAGQRFAKQYDPRGELAPRDIVARAIDAELKRTGDECVFLDVTHRGADFLRRRFPKIHEKCLTFGIDITAQPIPVVPAAHYFCGGVSTDRKGRTTVSRLSAVGEVSCTGLHGANRLASNSLPEALVFSHAVAESWAGWAGAAFPLLAREVSPWNPGRARNPDEQVVIRQVWEEIRRFMWNYVGIVRSTKRLERARSRIALLMKEIQDYYWNFLITPDLLELRNIALVAELVIRSALARRESRGLHFTLDFPRREDRRWKKSLPLQGRFGRRANP; this is translated from the coding sequence GTGACTAAAACCCTTTCCTCCGATTTCCTCATCATTGGGTCCGGAATCGCGGGGCTGTCTTTGGCGCTCAAGGCTTCCCGCCTCGGCACGGTTCGGCTGGTCACCAAACGACAGCTTTCGGAATCCGCCACCGATTACGCCCAGGGAGGACTGGCCGCCGTCTTCTCCCGCGACGATTCCTTCGAAGCGCATGTCCGGGACACCTTGGCCGCCGGGGCGGGCCTCTGCGACGAGACCGTGGTGCGGAAGGTCGTGACCGAGGCGCCCGCCCGCATCCAAGATCTGATCGACTGGGGCGTCCGATTTTCCTCCACCCCCGCTTTGGTTTCCGAAGAACCCCGTTTCGAACTCGGCCTGGAGGGGGGACATTCCCAACGGCGCATTCTGCACGTGGGCGATTCCACGGGTCACGCCGTTGAACAGGTCCTGGTGGACCGGGTCCGGCAAGACCCCCGCATCACGGTTCACGAACATCACTCCGCCGTGGACCTTCTCACGCGCCGCCGACTGGGCCTCTCCCTGAAACCCAACGACGCCTGCGGCGGCGCCTACGTCTTGGACGTGGAATCCGGCCAGGTGAGAACCTTTCTCGCCCGGGCCACGGCCCTTGCCACCGGCGGCGCCGGAAAGATTTATTTATATACCTCCAACCCCGACATCGCCACCGGCGACGGCATGGCCATGGCCTACCGCGCGGGGGCGCGTTTGGCCAACATGGAATTCGTTCAGTTCCACCCCACCTGCCTGTTCCACCCCAAAGCCAAGAATTTCCTTATCACCGAAGCCCTCCGCGGCGAGGGGGCCATCCTTAAAAACAGGGCCGGACAGCGCTTCGCCAAACAATACGATCCCCGGGGCGAACTGGCCCCCCGGGACATCGTCGCCCGGGCCATTGACGCCGAATTGAAACGCACCGGGGACGAGTGCGTCTTCTTAGACGTGACCCATCGGGGCGCGGACTTCCTCCGCCGCCGGTTCCCTAAAATCCACGAGAAATGTCTCACCTTCGGCATCGACATCACGGCCCAACCCATTCCGGTCGTACCCGCGGCCCATTACTTCTGCGGAGGCGTCTCCACCGATCGGAAGGGCCGAACCACGGTTTCCCGGCTTTCGGCCGTGGGAGAGGTCTCCTGCACGGGCCTTCACGGGGCCAACCGATTGGCCTCCAATTCCCTTCCGGAAGCCCTTGTATTTTCCCACGCCGTGGCCGAGTCCTGGGCCGGATGGGCCGGCGCGGCGTTTCCGCTCCTGGCCCGGGAGGTCTCTCCCTGGAACCCCGGGCGCGCGCGAAATCCCGACGAACAGGTGGTGATCCGCCAGGTCTGGGAAGAAATCCGCCGGTTCATGTGGAACTATGTGGGCATCGTGCGGTCCACCAAACGTCTGGAACGGGCGCGGAGCCGGATCGCGCTTCTCATGAAAGAAATTCAGGATTATTATTGGAACTTCCTGATCACGCCGGACCTTTTGGAACTGCGCAACATCGCTCTCGTGGCCGAGCTCGTCATCCGATCCGCCCTCGCCCGCCGGGAATCCCGGGGACTGCACTTCACCCTCGATTTCCCCCGACGGGAGGACCGCCGATGGAAGAAGAGCCTTCCGCTCCAGGGCCGCTTCGGGCGGAGGGCGAACCCGTGA
- the uvrA gene encoding excinuclease ABC subunit UvrA: MTDGIRIRGAREHNLKNLSLDLPRNQMIVITGLSGSGKSSLAFNTIYAEGQRRYVESLSAYARQFLELMEKPDVDLIEGLSPAIAIEQRTPSHNPRSTVGTVTEIYDYLRLLFARVGLPHCPTCGRPIQSQSASQIIAEILKGYSGKNIQILAPLVQGRTGTYEALFEKLKKTGFVRARVDGEMRDLEKKIKLDRYKKHTVEAVIDRLAVSEAGRQRLADSVETALRESRGLLRVLDAAQPGEGVLFSEHFACAECGTSLPEIEPRLFSFNSPYGACGTCDGLGVKLDVAEELVIPDENLSINDGALAAWADPVTTRTNRWKKSWSGYYMEILTEVCRRNRIPMDRPWKSLSREQRRSLLHGGIDHQSPWGKKVKEFEGVIGNLERRYKESDSAFVKEEVQARFMRSQLCPDCKGARLKPEALAVTVGEKSISQVTHFSIQEAHGFFKSLPLTEKARFVARQVLKEIQSRLNFLVDVGLEYVTLDRESATLAGGEAQRIHLATQIGSGLVGVLYVLDEPTIGLHPRDNARLLTTLKRLRDIGNTLVVVEHDEETIRSADWVLDLGPGAGVHGGEIVAQGSVGDLLKAPRSLTGAYLRGERGVPVPVARRTPGKEFLEIRGATQFNLKDINVKIPLGLFVAVTGVSGSGKSTLVGEILHKALARKINHAQDEPGRHKALLGVEHVDKVVEVDQTPIGRTPRSNAATYTGAFGPIRDLFAQLPESRRRGYKPGRFSFNVKGGRCENCEGDGTLKISMQFLPDVYVKCDVCEGKRFNAETLEVTYKGKSIAEVLALPATEAAVFFENVPSVARILATLVDVGMGYAAIGQPATTLSGGEAQRVKLATELCRRPTGHTLYILDEPTTGLHFADVEKLLGVLQRLVDGGNTVLVIEHNLDVIKTADWILDLGPEGGDGGGRLVAEGPPETVAATPASHTGAHLAPLLRVKPKT, encoded by the coding sequence TTGACCGACGGCATCCGCATCCGCGGGGCGAGGGAACACAATCTAAAAAACCTCTCCCTCGACTTGCCCCGCAACCAAATGATCGTGATCACCGGGCTTTCGGGCTCCGGGAAGAGCTCCCTCGCCTTCAACACGATCTACGCCGAAGGACAGCGGCGATACGTCGAGAGCCTCTCGGCCTACGCCCGCCAGTTTTTGGAGCTGATGGAGAAACCGGACGTGGATTTGATCGAAGGGCTTTCTCCGGCCATCGCCATCGAACAGAGGACCCCATCCCATAACCCGCGTTCCACCGTGGGGACCGTAACCGAGATCTACGATTACCTCCGCCTGCTCTTCGCCCGGGTGGGCCTTCCCCATTGCCCCACCTGCGGCCGGCCCATCCAGTCCCAGTCCGCCAGTCAAATCATCGCGGAAATCCTTAAGGGGTATTCCGGAAAAAACATTCAAATCCTCGCCCCCCTGGTTCAAGGCCGGACCGGCACCTACGAAGCCCTCTTCGAAAAGCTCAAAAAAACCGGGTTCGTCCGGGCCCGGGTCGACGGCGAAATGCGGGACCTCGAAAAAAAGATCAAACTCGACCGCTACAAAAAACATACCGTGGAGGCCGTCATCGACCGTCTGGCGGTCTCGGAGGCCGGGCGACAGCGTTTGGCCGATTCCGTGGAGACGGCACTCCGGGAATCCAGGGGACTTCTCCGCGTCCTGGACGCGGCCCAGCCGGGCGAGGGCGTGCTTTTTTCCGAACATTTCGCCTGCGCCGAATGTGGCACCAGCCTACCGGAAATCGAACCGCGGCTTTTTTCCTTCAACAGCCCCTACGGGGCCTGCGGCACCTGCGATGGGTTGGGGGTCAAACTGGACGTGGCCGAAGAGCTGGTGATTCCAGACGAAAACCTGTCCATCAACGACGGCGCGCTCGCCGCCTGGGCGGACCCCGTCACCACCCGGACCAACCGATGGAAAAAATCCTGGTCCGGCTACTACATGGAAATCTTGACCGAAGTGTGCCGTCGAAACCGTATTCCCATGGACCGTCCGTGGAAAAGCCTTTCCCGGGAACAGCGGCGGAGCCTCCTCCACGGAGGGATCGACCACCAATCCCCCTGGGGCAAAAAGGTCAAAGAATTCGAGGGCGTGATCGGCAACCTGGAACGCCGCTACAAAGAATCCGACTCCGCCTTCGTCAAGGAGGAGGTTCAGGCCCGGTTTATGCGGAGCCAGCTCTGCCCGGACTGCAAAGGCGCGCGGCTGAAACCCGAAGCCTTGGCCGTCACCGTGGGGGAAAAATCCATTTCCCAGGTCACCCATTTCTCCATCCAGGAAGCCCACGGGTTCTTCAAATCCCTGCCGCTCACGGAAAAGGCCCGGTTCGTAGCCCGCCAGGTGCTGAAAGAAATCCAATCCCGCCTTAATTTTTTAGTGGACGTCGGTCTGGAATACGTGACCCTGGACCGGGAATCCGCCACCCTGGCCGGCGGCGAAGCTCAACGGATCCATTTGGCCACGCAAATCGGTTCGGGGTTGGTGGGCGTCCTGTACGTGTTGGACGAACCCACCATCGGGCTCCACCCCCGGGACAACGCGCGTTTATTGACGACGTTGAAACGCCTCCGGGACATTGGGAACACGCTCGTGGTCGTCGAACATGACGAGGAAACGATCCGCTCGGCCGATTGGGTCCTGGATCTGGGTCCCGGCGCGGGGGTCCACGGCGGCGAGATCGTGGCCCAGGGTTCCGTGGGCGACCTGTTGAAAGCCCCCCGTTCCCTCACGGGAGCCTATCTCCGGGGCGAACGGGGGGTTCCGGTTCCCGTCGCCCGCCGGACGCCAGGGAAAGAATTTTTAGAGATCCGGGGCGCCACCCAGTTCAATCTGAAAGACATCAACGTCAAAATCCCCCTGGGGCTCTTCGTGGCGGTCACCGGCGTTTCGGGATCGGGGAAGTCCACTCTCGTGGGTGAAATTCTCCACAAGGCCCTGGCCCGGAAAATCAACCACGCCCAAGACGAGCCCGGCCGACACAAGGCCCTGCTCGGCGTCGAGCATGTGGACAAAGTCGTGGAGGTGGATCAGACCCCCATCGGCCGCACCCCCCGTTCCAACGCCGCCACCTACACCGGGGCTTTCGGCCCCATCCGGGACCTGTTCGCCCAACTCCCGGAATCCAGGCGGCGGGGATACAAGCCCGGCCGTTTCTCCTTCAACGTCAAAGGCGGGCGCTGTGAAAACTGCGAGGGAGACGGAACCCTTAAGATTTCCATGCAGTTCCTGCCCGACGTCTACGTCAAATGCGATGTCTGCGAGGGGAAACGGTTCAACGCTGAAACATTGGAAGTGACCTATAAAGGCAAATCCATCGCCGAGGTGTTGGCTCTCCCGGCTACGGAAGCGGCGGTCTTCTTTGAGAACGTTCCATCGGTGGCTCGCATTCTCGCGACGCTGGTGGATGTGGGCATGGGCTACGCCGCCATCGGACAGCCGGCCACGACGCTGTCGGGAGGGGAGGCGCAGCGGGTCAAGTTGGCCACGGAATTGTGCCGCCGTCCCACCGGCCACACGCTCTATATTTTGGACGAACCCACCACCGGCCTCCACTTCGCCGACGTGGAAAAACTCCTGGGCGTCCTCCAGCGCTTGGTGGACGGAGGAAACACGGTGCTCGTGATCGAACACAATCTGGACGTCATCAAAACCGCCGATTGGATTTTGGACCTGGGCCCCGAAGGCGGAGACGGCGGCGGCCGTCTGGTGGCCGAGGGCCCGCCCGAAACCGTGGCCGCCACGCCCGCTTCCCACACCGGGGCCCATCTCGCCCCCCTCCTCCGCGTCAAACCGAAAACCTGA
- the ftsH gene encoding ATP-dependent zinc metalloprotease FtsH, whose product MKGNSRNAVLWILIFLGVLFFIQSLRTARGGENEVAYSDFKRALRENRILTVRVGEGLLRGRWKDAEGKELAFRTIPLNDPKLVEDLEKSGVKQFSGEAERGWLNSVLGNLLWIGVFFFLWWFVILRQMQGGGKQAMAFGRSKAKLQTGKKQRITFAEVAGCDEAKEELQEIIEFLKDPAKFQKLGGKIPKGVLLFGAPGTGKTLLAKAVAGEAGVPFFSSSGSEFVEMFVGVGASRVRDLFDQGRKNAPCLLFVDEIDAVGRQRFAGIGGGHDEREQTLNQLLVEMDGFDTKEGVILIAATNRPDVLDPALLRPGRFDRQVSVPMPDLKGREQILVVHSKTVKLSSGVDLSVIARRTPGFTGADLANLINEGALLAARRSKKSVDMKELEEAIDRVIAGPERKSRMISEKEKLVIAYHESGHTLVAKKLPTSDPVHKVSIIPRGPALGYTLQLPTEDRYLTTKSEILNRLCVLLGGRMAEQMIFDDITTGAQDDLSKATQIAHKIVCEYGMSERLGPITYRKKSEELFLGRELGEGQNYSDQTAQIIDEEVKRLIAEAQERVKTILTEHRPTLEALAKRLVEKEVLNGEEINALVEGRPPADPAVPPPSPRTEPGGAAPGLTPAPSPA is encoded by the coding sequence ATGAAAGGCAACAGTCGCAACGCGGTTCTTTGGATCCTGATTTTCCTGGGGGTGCTCTTTTTCATTCAAAGCCTTCGCACCGCCCGCGGCGGAGAAAATGAAGTCGCCTATTCCGATTTCAAACGCGCGCTCCGCGAGAACCGGATCCTCACGGTCCGGGTGGGCGAAGGCCTCCTGCGCGGCCGATGGAAAGACGCGGAAGGCAAGGAGCTGGCGTTCCGAACGATCCCCCTGAACGATCCGAAACTCGTGGAGGACCTTGAAAAGTCCGGGGTCAAACAGTTCTCCGGAGAAGCGGAACGGGGCTGGCTGAACTCCGTCCTGGGGAACCTTCTTTGGATCGGCGTGTTCTTTTTCCTCTGGTGGTTCGTCATCCTCCGCCAAATGCAGGGAGGGGGAAAACAGGCCATGGCCTTCGGCCGTTCCAAAGCCAAACTTCAGACCGGGAAAAAACAACGCATTACCTTCGCCGAAGTGGCCGGGTGCGACGAAGCCAAGGAAGAACTTCAGGAAATCATCGAGTTCCTGAAAGACCCGGCGAAATTCCAAAAACTCGGGGGCAAAATTCCCAAGGGCGTCCTTTTGTTCGGGGCTCCCGGAACGGGAAAAACGCTTCTGGCGAAAGCCGTTGCCGGCGAGGCGGGCGTTCCGTTCTTTTCCAGCTCCGGCTCGGAATTCGTGGAAATGTTCGTGGGCGTCGGCGCCAGCCGCGTGCGGGACCTTTTCGATCAAGGCCGGAAGAACGCGCCGTGCCTCTTGTTCGTCGATGAAATCGACGCCGTGGGCCGACAGCGGTTCGCCGGCATCGGGGGCGGTCATGACGAACGGGAACAAACCCTCAACCAGCTTTTGGTGGAAATGGACGGGTTCGACACCAAGGAGGGCGTCATCCTCATCGCCGCGACCAACCGGCCTGACGTGCTGGACCCCGCCCTGCTTCGTCCGGGTCGGTTCGACCGGCAAGTTTCCGTCCCCATGCCCGACTTGAAAGGGCGGGAGCAAATTTTGGTGGTCCATTCCAAGACCGTCAAGCTGTCCTCCGGCGTGGATCTCTCCGTGATCGCCCGGCGGACGCCCGGCTTCACCGGCGCCGACCTGGCCAACTTGATCAACGAGGGCGCCCTCTTGGCCGCCCGCCGGAGCAAGAAGTCCGTGGACATGAAAGAACTCGAAGAGGCCATCGACCGCGTCATCGCCGGGCCGGAACGGAAGAGCCGCATGATCAGCGAAAAAGAAAAGCTGGTCATCGCCTACCACGAGTCGGGCCACACCCTGGTGGCCAAGAAACTTCCCACCTCGGACCCCGTGCACAAGGTCTCGATCATCCCGCGCGGTCCCGCCCTGGGGTACACGCTCCAACTTCCCACCGAAGACCGCTATCTCACGACCAAATCGGAAATTCTCAACCGTCTCTGCGTCCTGCTGGGCGGCCGCATGGCCGAACAGATGATTTTCGACGATATCACCACCGGAGCCCAGGACGACCTCTCTAAAGCCACCCAGATCGCCCACAAGATCGTCTGCGAGTACGGGATGTCCGAACGACTGGGTCCCATCACCTACCGAAAAAAATCCGAGGAATTGTTTCTCGGCCGCGAGCTGGGGGAAGGACAAAATTATTCGGACCAAACCGCCCAGATCATCGATGAGGAGGTCAAACGCTTGATCGCCGAGGCCCAGGAACGGGTCAAAACGATCCTCACCGAACATCGCCCCACGCTCGAGGCCTTGGCGAAGCGGCTCGTGGAAAAAGAAGTTTTGAACGGCGAAGAGATCAACGCGCTGGTGGAAGGCCGCCCGCCGGCCGACCCCGCCGTTCCGCCGCCGAGCCCCCGCACGGAACCGGGGGGCGCCGCCCCCGGCCTCACCCCCGCTCCAAGTCCCGCCTGA
- the folP gene encoding dihydropteroate synthase, whose translation MGILNVTPDSFSDGGRYDALDAAIARAETLAAEGAALIDVGGESTRPGADPVPLDVELQRVIPVIRTLASRLPRLPVSVDTTKAEVARMALEEGASLVNDVSALGDPWMPAVLRDHDVPIVLMHRRGDPRTMQIRPTYGDVVAEILAFFEERLAFAAAQGLRRERFLLDPGIGFGKTTDHNLEILRRLPEFHRLGLPVVVGLSRKSFLGRILGGENTPASPSERAEGSLAAHLWAADRGAHILRVHEVGPTAQALRVWRALART comes from the coding sequence ATGGGGATTTTGAATGTGACCCCGGATTCCTTTTCCGACGGCGGTCGCTATGACGCCCTGGACGCCGCCATCGCCCGAGCCGAGACGCTGGCGGCCGAAGGCGCCGCCCTGATCGACGTCGGCGGTGAGTCCACCCGCCCGGGGGCCGACCCGGTCCCCTTGGATGTGGAGCTCCAGCGCGTCATCCCCGTCATCCGAACCCTGGCGTCCCGCCTCCCTCGCCTCCCCGTTTCCGTGGACACCACAAAGGCCGAGGTCGCCCGGATGGCCTTGGAGGAGGGCGCTTCCCTCGTCAACGACGTCTCCGCCCTGGGGGACCCCTGGATGCCGGCGGTCCTGCGAGACCACGACGTTCCCATCGTCCTCATGCACCGGCGCGGGGATCCCCGCACCATGCAGATCCGCCCGACTTACGGAGACGTGGTGGCCGAGATCCTCGCCTTTTTTGAAGAACGCTTGGCCTTCGCCGCCGCCCAGGGGCTCCGTCGCGAGAGATTTCTTCTGGATCCCGGGATCGGGTTCGGAAAAACCACGGACCACAACCTCGAGATCCTGCGCCGGCTTCCGGAATTCCATCGATTGGGGCTTCCGGTGGTGGTGGGGCTTTCCCGCAAATCCTTCCTCGGGCGAATCCTGGGCGGAGAGAACACCCCGGCCTCGCCCTCCGAACGGGCGGAGGGATCCCTGGCCGCCCACCTCTGGGCCGCGGACCGCGGGGCCCACATCCTCCGGGTGCATGAGGTCGGCCCCACGGCCCAGGCCCTCCGTGTCTGGCGGGCCCTTGCCCGAACATAA
- the hpt gene encoding hypoxanthine phosphoribosyltransferase yields MWRSNGAGSATCSASPVLKPWKGSGCSPPTAASAPWISRAAGWPRPDLFFSSTGRTHETPCVRSSEPNGRRPPGFAPGRRLSTLHPDIEKVLFSETEIRRRVIALGRAITRDFRGKDLLLVAVLRGSFIFLADLVRAIQLPCALDFMAVSSYAGSESTGIARVTLDLKKSPVGKHVLLVEDVVDTGLTLARLRGALKGRGVRSMKACAFLDKPSGRRRVARIDYRGFTVPDGFVVGYGLDYNERYRNLPYLGLLKRRVFEHPGKADL; encoded by the coding sequence ATGTGGCGGAGCAACGGCGCCGGCTCCGCCACCTGTTCGGCCTCACCCGTTTTGAAACCTTGGAAAGGGTCCGGTTGTTCGCCGCCGACCGCAGCGTCGGCCCCCTGGATATCCCGGGCGGCCGGGTGGCCAAGACCGGATCTTTTCTTCTCTTCCACCGGGAGAACCCATGAGACCCCCTGTGTCCGGTCGTCGGAGCCCAACGGGCGCCGTCCTCCAGGCTTCGCTCCGGGACGCCGGTTGAGCACGCTTCATCCCGACATCGAGAAGGTGCTGTTTTCGGAAACGGAAATTCGCCGGCGCGTCATCGCCCTTGGGCGCGCCATCACCCGGGATTTTCGAGGAAAAGACCTGCTCTTGGTGGCGGTGCTCCGCGGCAGTTTCATCTTTTTGGCGGACCTGGTCCGCGCCATCCAGCTTCCGTGCGCCTTGGACTTCATGGCGGTTTCCAGCTACGCCGGATCGGAATCCACGGGCATCGCCCGGGTCACCTTGGACCTGAAGAAGTCCCCGGTGGGAAAACACGTCCTCTTAGTGGAAGACGTGGTGGACACGGGGCTCACCTTGGCCCGCCTCCGCGGGGCCCTGAAAGGCCGCGGGGTCCGATCCATGAAAGCCTGCGCCTTTTTGGATAAACCCTCGGGGCGCCGCCGCGTGGCCCGGATCGATTATCGCGGTTTCACCGTACCCGACGGTTTTGTGGTGGGATACGGGCTGGATTACAACGAACGGTATCGCAACTTGCCCTACCTCGGGCTCTTGAAGCGCCGGGTCTTCGAACATCCCGGAAAGGCGGACTTATGA
- a CDS encoding CHASE2 domain-containing protein encodes MPPLASRQRRELLSLLLFNSLVAVVLFLAHNSQIIVYWENAFVDLRYTIRGMTPPDPRIVIVEIDESSIKEMGLFPWPRERHAQFIDLLTRARAKAIAFDVLFTERDLDHPEDDALLGDAADKSGRVIFSMLFNRGPDGTPAEPLAPVEPLQKDNVNFGFVNIFPEFGGASRHYPLWVKHNGAVIPSLAFAAWSVAEGRLPEELVDRARPAVDSSTPWNEAYLNYTYWRDGPERSPFPAYPYVDVLRGRVDPAVFSGKIVLIGATAAGLFDAKSAPGAPVISGIEIHANALNNLLKNNFFNTSWTSGGWLLLIMVFFGVGSGLLMSRSSSFIGGAAVVAVILGYFSVCQFFFNRHILLAFTSPILSFIITFLITLGYNLFIADREKLKMQTTWSRYMSPKLVDLLIQDQAVLTAGNREVTVFFSDLVKFTSLSEQFPPKELVELLNVYFSVMTDILFKYDLTFDKYIGDCIMAYGNAPFEQPGHALAACRAALEQVAALPSLHKKFADRRWPPIDFRIGIHTGTVLYGDLGSYTRSNYTVMGDTVNLASRLEGVNKMFGTRILISESTFQAAQAEIEARELDFIRVEGKKQPIRVYELAARKTPSRRKNGRPSPFSPTPCVSTASAGLKTPKPNSCGWPPSCPTINPPRSTLSGASNSSGRNPRAIGTAFS; translated from the coding sequence GTGCCCCCTCTCGCTAGCCGCCAACGCCGCGAACTCCTCAGCCTCCTCCTCTTTAACTCGTTGGTGGCGGTGGTCCTTTTCCTGGCCCACAACAGCCAAATCATTGTTTACTGGGAAAACGCCTTCGTGGACCTTCGCTACACCATCCGAGGGATGACGCCCCCGGACCCCCGCATCGTCATCGTTGAAATTGACGAAAGTTCCATTAAGGAGATGGGCCTCTTCCCCTGGCCCAGGGAACGCCACGCCCAGTTCATCGATCTTCTCACACGGGCTCGCGCCAAGGCCATCGCCTTCGACGTGCTCTTCACGGAGCGGGACCTGGACCACCCCGAGGACGACGCGCTCTTGGGTGACGCCGCCGACAAGAGCGGCCGCGTGATCTTCTCCATGCTCTTCAATCGGGGCCCGGACGGAACCCCGGCTGAACCGCTGGCCCCCGTGGAACCCTTGCAAAAAGATAACGTGAATTTTGGTTTTGTTAATATTTTTCCGGAGTTCGGCGGCGCTTCCCGCCACTACCCGCTTTGGGTCAAACACAACGGCGCCGTCATCCCCTCTCTGGCCTTTGCCGCCTGGTCCGTTGCCGAGGGACGACTGCCCGAGGAATTGGTCGACCGGGCGCGCCCGGCCGTCGATAGCAGCACCCCTTGGAACGAAGCCTATCTCAACTACACCTATTGGCGGGACGGCCCCGAGAGATCCCCCTTCCCGGCCTATCCCTATGTCGACGTCCTGCGCGGCCGCGTGGATCCCGCGGTCTTTTCCGGAAAGATTGTGCTCATCGGCGCCACCGCGGCGGGCCTTTTCGACGCCAAATCCGCTCCCGGCGCCCCCGTGATTTCCGGCATCGAAATCCACGCCAACGCGCTCAACAACCTGCTAAAAAATAACTTCTTCAATACCTCCTGGACCTCCGGGGGCTGGCTCTTGTTAATCATGGTCTTCTTCGGCGTGGGGTCCGGGCTGTTGATGTCGCGGTCCTCCTCTTTCATCGGAGGCGCCGCGGTCGTCGCCGTCATCCTGGGATACTTCTCTGTGTGTCAATTCTTCTTTAACCGCCATATCCTTTTGGCTTTTACGTCGCCCATCCTTTCCTTCATCATCACTTTCTTGATCACCCTGGGGTATAACCTCTTCATCGCCGACCGGGAGAAACTGAAGATGCAAACCACCTGGTCCCGCTACATGTCGCCGAAATTGGTGGACCTTCTCATCCAGGACCAGGCGGTGTTGACCGCCGGAAACCGGGAAGTCACGGTTTTCTTTTCCGACCTGGTCAAATTCACTTCCCTTTCCGAACAGTTTCCACCCAAGGAACTGGTGGAACTCTTGAACGTTTACTTTTCGGTCATGACCGACATCCTGTTCAAGTATGACCTCACCTTCGATAAATACATCGGTGACTGCATCATGGCCTACGGCAACGCCCCCTTCGAACAACCCGGCCACGCCCTGGCGGCCTGCCGGGCCGCGCTGGAACAGGTGGCCGCGTTGCCGTCCCTCCACAAGAAATTTGCCGACCGCCGCTGGCCCCCCATCGACTTCCGGATCGGCATCCACACCGGCACCGTCCTCTACGGCGACCTGGGCTCCTACACGCGATCCAACTACACCGTCATGGGAGACACCGTCAACCTGGCCTCGCGGCTGGAAGGCGTCAATAAAATGTTCGGAACCCGCATCCTCATTTCGGAATCCACGTTTCAAGCCGCGCAAGCCGAGATCGAGGCGCGGGAACTTGATTTCATCCGCGTCGAGGGCAAAAAACAGCCGATCCGGGTCTACGAGCTCGCCGCGCGAAAAACGCCCTCTCGCCGGAAAAACGGCAGGCCTTCGCCGTTTTCGCCGACGCCCTGCGTCTCTACCGCGAGCGCCGGTTTAAAGACGCCCAAGCCGAATTCCTGCGGGTGGCCACCCTCGTGCCCAACGATCAACCCGCCGCGGTCTACTTTAAGCGGTGCGAGCAATTCCTCCGGACGGAACCCCCGCGCGATTGGGACGGCGTTTTCGTGA